One segment of Oscillospiraceae bacterium MB08-C2-2 DNA contains the following:
- a CDS encoding TIGR02391 family protein produces MTAKMLDQQQLKAVCDVLAHTSEGFSKSELSGLLQQSQITLVDDGKSSNGYTYTLGLNKRDWLYNCLANEINTNKSLQRVFDFIAKALNPVAFTVQSNREKYLHLLEETNKVLLLAGLSVSKEGKVVDVEQATTLDEVDRRMNHLKRELYNRAIHNEVQKYCIKDYLRKDYYDAVFEAAKGLAERVRQITGLSSDGGELFQKAFAKGDPYLFFNSMQTDSEKSEFTGVKELLEAIFHLVRNPAAHTPKINWMIEETKALDILTLISFAHKYLDECHRMPNK; encoded by the coding sequence ATGACAGCAAAAATGTTGGATCAACAGCAATTAAAAGCAGTGTGTGATGTTTTAGCTCATACCAGTGAAGGGTTTTCAAAAAGCGAATTGTCTGGGTTATTGCAACAGAGTCAAATAACCTTGGTTGATGATGGAAAGTCTAGTAATGGTTACACCTATACATTAGGCTTGAATAAACGAGATTGGCTGTATAATTGTTTGGCGAATGAAATAAATACCAATAAATCGCTTCAACGAGTCTTTGACTTCATTGCCAAAGCGCTAAATCCCGTTGCTTTTACAGTACAAAGTAATAGAGAAAAATACCTTCATCTTTTAGAAGAAACTAATAAAGTGTTATTATTGGCTGGTCTATCTGTTAGTAAAGAAGGGAAAGTCGTTGATGTAGAACAGGCAACAACATTGGATGAAGTAGATAGGCGTATGAATCATCTAAAGCGGGAACTTTATAATAGGGCAATTCACAATGAGGTACAAAAATATTGTATAAAAGATTATCTGCGTAAAGACTACTATGACGCAGTGTTTGAAGCGGCTAAAGGACTTGCAGAGAGAGTACGCCAAATAACTGGTTTATCTTCAGATGGTGGTGAGTTGTTCCAAAAAGCATTTGCTAAAGGTGATCCATATCTTTTTTTTAATTCTATGCAGACAGATAGTGAGAAAAGTGAGTTTACTGGAGTAAAAGAATTATTAGAAGCTATATTTCATTTGGTAAGAAACCCAGCAGCTCATACTCCTAAAATTAACTGGATGATAGAAGAGACAAAGGCTTTAGATATTTTGACACTAATATCGTTTGCTCACAAATATCTGGATGAGTGTCACCGGATGCCTAATAAATAA
- a CDS encoding ATP-binding protein, with amino-acid sequence MNIQDLTEQVDSLISLKQEGDHWDFKREWYGNKADLLHDIICMANNLSSKDGLIIIGVDEERDYEIQDIVDDSHRKKTQDLVSFLRDKKFAGGIRPTVTVQSILLSEKTIDVIIIHNDRNTPYYLTEQYQGVFANNIYVRIMDTNTPKNSSADINIIEMLWKKRFGIDATALERVILYLQSPSDWVDSADESRRYYKYAPEFVIEQVSAADNRDGYEFYLFGQYDSRPHWYDINLYYHQTILDSLGGAALDGGRYFTATPKIAGLSLDRNRMNWDISYKYLIKESMEYIVHKFYITDDMDEEQTSRRRFLECILIFDSELEKARFDKFVKENYTDYNSSDFEGKLPLFPNIEGYMMSAFKKDYTNALILKKMLNDFRANY; translated from the coding sequence ATGAATATACAAGATTTAACTGAGCAGGTCGACAGCTTAATCTCCTTGAAACAAGAAGGTGATCATTGGGATTTTAAACGGGAATGGTATGGCAATAAGGCTGATCTTCTGCATGATATTATTTGCATGGCGAATAATTTATCAAGCAAAGATGGCTTGATTATTATCGGTGTTGATGAAGAAAGAGACTATGAAATACAAGACATCGTAGATGATTCTCACCGGAAGAAAACACAAGATTTAGTATCTTTTTTGCGTGATAAAAAATTCGCTGGTGGAATCAGACCCACTGTTACAGTTCAATCAATTCTCTTATCTGAAAAAACTATTGATGTAATAATCATACATAATGATCGCAATACTCCGTATTATTTGACGGAGCAATATCAGGGAGTTTTTGCAAACAACATATATGTTCGCATTATGGATACTAATACACCGAAAAACTCTTCGGCTGACATTAATATTATTGAAATGCTTTGGAAAAAGCGCTTTGGAATAGATGCTACAGCACTTGAACGTGTCATTCTGTATTTGCAAAGTCCATCAGATTGGGTTGACTCGGCTGATGAATCAAGAAGGTATTATAAGTATGCACCAGAATTCGTAATAGAACAGGTCTCGGCTGCAGATAACAGGGATGGATATGAGTTCTATCTGTTTGGGCAATATGATAGTCGTCCTCATTGGTATGATATCAATCTCTATTATCATCAAACAATATTAGATTCTTTGGGAGGGGCAGCCTTAGATGGGGGTAGATATTTCACGGCCACTCCAAAAATAGCAGGATTATCGTTAGATAGAAACAGAATGAATTGGGATATTAGTTATAAGTATCTTATTAAAGAGTCAATGGAGTATATTGTTCATAAGTTCTATATTACTGATGATATGGATGAGGAACAAACATCAAGGAGACGTTTCTTAGAGTGCATTCTTATCTTTGATTCAGAGCTTGAGAAGGCAAGATTCGATAAGTTTGTGAAAGAAAATTATACTGACTATAATTCTTCCGATTTTGAAGGAAAACTTCCTCTTTTTCCAAATATAGAGGGATATATGATGAGTGCTTTTAAAAAAGATTATACAAATGCACTTATCTTGAAAAAGATGCTAAATGATTTTAGAGCTAATTATTAA